The Pan paniscus chromosome 23, NHGRI_mPanPan1-v2.0_pri, whole genome shotgun sequence genome includes the window CAGCACCTCCCCGTCACTCACCTGCCACTTGCTCCTTCCCTTCCAGCTGCCACCTTGGCTGGGAGGTTGTACAGCGGGCGTCCCAACAGTGGCTCAAGAGAGGACAGCAAGGGGCTAGCGGCACACAGGCTGGAACAGTGTGAGGTAAGGAGGGTGGGAGAGTGGCCCAGTGTCCTGTGCCCATGGATACCGGTAGCACAGAATGCCTGCGTGTCTTTGCTAGGCTGGTATTTGACTGTAAGGGGCCCACCCCTGCCATCCAGCCTGTATTTAGCAGTCAGAGGGATCTCCCAGAAATGCAAATCCGGCCCTGGCACCTCCCCTGCTTCAACCCGTCCCAGGGCTGCCCGTCACCCTCCACACAGCCCACATCTTTACCTTGGCTTATGGGGCCTGCATGTCAGACCCCAGCTGGCTCACAGTTCACTCTATTTTCCAGAGTGTGGGTGAGAGGTCAGGCCATGCAGGTTCCCCAAGTGGCCAGCAGAGGCCGCTGGGTCCACGGTCCTGGCAGGACCCCACTCCCACTCCAGATGAaccaggctgaggccaggagtcagGAACCTCCACTCCAGGGATCTATTAAGGCTCCCGTCCCCAATAGGTCTCCTGCCATACCCACCTACTGACATCAGGACCTGGTCCTCTCTGAACCCCTTTGGCTAGGTAGTGCCAAGAGATTGGGAAGTGAGGATCAGAGACTGCCCTTAGCATGCCAGTGCCAGTGCTTGCGCAGGTGTGCCTACAGGAAGCCATGCCCCACCACTCTGCTTTGCATGCCCTGCCCTGGGCACTTGCCAGCCTGGCCCTCAGTGGTGGGGGTGGCGTTCAAAGCCTAGGGAGCCTTGGTTGCATCCTGTGGGTCCCTTACAGGTGCCAGAGCGAGAGGAACAGGAACAGCAGGCAGAGGTTTCAAAGCCAACCCCCACCCCTGAAGGCACCAACCAGGATGTGACCACAGTGACACTCCTGCTGCGAGCCCCACCTGGGAGCACATCCAGCtcacctgcctcacccagcaGTTCACCCACCCCTGCCTCTCCTGAGCCTCCACTGGAGCCTGCCGAGGCCCAGTGCCTTACAGCTGAGGTTCCAGGCAGCCCAGAGCCACCCCCCAGCCCACCCAAGACCACCAGCCCTGAGCCTCAGGAGTCTTCAATGCTCCCCAGCACTGAGGGCCAGGTGGTCAACAAGGTGAGTCTGGATGAGGGGCAGGGATGCCAGGCAAGTGAGCAGGTCTGGGAGTCAGGCCTTGCTCAGGCCCTGTTCTTCTCCCTTGCAGCTTCTGTCTGGCCCCAAAGAGACCCCTGCTGCCCAGAGCACCACCAGAGGCCCCTCTGACACCAAGAGAGCAGGTGAGGGTCCCAGCAGGGGTAGTCACAGGCATCTTTCTTCCCCTCCCGCTGCCTCCCTTTCCCTGTCTAGAAAATGGGCTCTTGTGCCTGGCAGCTCCAGCTTCCTCAGGTCCATGCAGTCCCTGATACTGCACCCCACCCCTGAAGTGTCCCCGCCCCCAGCTAGGCCAgcctccccctccacccccatGGCTAGAGGCCTCCCCTGCAGCCTTGAAAGGCAACGGGCCTCAGGCACATTCTTCTCCCCAATAAGGGAGTCCACCCATCTCCCAGCTGGAGCTGTGGGCAGCACTGGCCAGGAGGGCTGTCCCCCCTCCCCATCTGCAGAAAGGATCTGGGCACCCTTCCTCCAGCCTAAGCCTCGCCCGGCCCCCAGGAGTGTCCAAGTCATCCTAGGGTCAGTgtgggaggagaaggaggtgCCTGTAGGAGAGATGCAGCCGAGTGGGGATGCCGGAGTGTGGGAGATCCAGGAGGGGAtggagaggtggggtgggggttgaGTACAGGAAAGGGTGGGAAGCTAGGGAGGTGTAGAGGAGAGGATTATGAAAGGTGGACACCCACTATCCcctgtcttttctctttccccacaTGGCCATCACCCCCTCCCCAACCTGCCAGACGTGGCTGGACCCCGACCCTGCCAACGCTCCCTGTCGGTGCTCAGCCCCCGCCAACCAGCCCAGAACCGAGGTACTACCTATTCTCACCCTGCCTAGGATCTGTGCAGACCCTGTCCCACCCAGTCGCTGACAGCCCTCCTGTTCCTTCTAGAGTCCACCCCCCTTGCCAGCGGACCTTCCTCATTCCAGCGGGCTGGCTCTGTGCGGGATCGTGTCCACAAGTTCACATCTGATTCTCCTATGGCTGCTAGGCTCCAGGATGGCACACCCCGGGCTGCCCTAAGTCCCCTGACCCCCGCAAGGCTCCTGGGCCCCTCCCTCACCAGcaccacccctgcctcctcctccagcgGCTCCTCCTCTCGGGGCCCCAGTGATACCTCCTCCCGGTTCAGCAAGGAGCAACGAGGAGTAGCCCAGCCCCTGGCCCAGCTTCGAAGCTGCCCCCAGGAGGAGGGCCCCAGGGGGCGGGGCTTGGCTGCTAGGCCCCTTGAAAACAGAGCAGGGGGGCCTGTGGCACGTTCAGAGGAGCCTGGTGCCCCGCTGCCCGTGGCCGTCGGCACTGCCGAGCCAGGGGGCAGTATGAAGACCACATTCACCATCGAGATCAAGGACGGCCGTGGCCAGGCCTCCACAGGCCGGGTGCTGCTGCCCACAGGCAACCAGAGGGCAGGTAGGCGCCCCCCACTGCCTCCCCAATGGGGATGAGTGCCTGCAACCGCACTTCTGCATGCAGGACAGGTGCTACGGCCAGGGCTCAGGGTGTCTCCAAAGGGTATGCTGGGAGCGAGGGCATTATCAACCTTGTCTGGCACTGCCCTCACTCCACCTGATCCTCCTGACAGCCGCCTTTCTCCCCACTCAGAACTGACACTGGGGCTGCGGGCGCCCCCGACCCTACTCAGCACCAGTAGTGGGGGCAAGAGCACCATCACCCGTGTCAACAGCCCTGGGACCCTGGCTCGGCTGGGCAGTGTCACTCATGTCACCAGCTTCAGCCATGCCCCCCCCAGTAGCCGAGGAGGCTGCAGCATCAAGGTGAGCCCCTCCTCACCCCACCAGCCTCACCATCCGTCAGCCTCACATACACTGCTTCAGGGTGTAGGGCTAGCAGGGTTCCTCTGCTCCTCCCCTACTGCACACACAGagaaaccgaggcccagagagggaaggtGGCTGCTCACAGACCACGGCCAGTCGGTGGCAGAGCTAAGGCCAGACCCTAGCATATCAGTCCCTAAGTGTGTCGGAAGCTTACTCTGTACTGGCGTTAAGCTTCCTGGATGCTGATCTCTGATCCTTAGTTCGAAATTGGTTGGTTCATTCCTGGtgaacagatggggaaactgaggctcagagagggtggtAAGGGCTTGCTCCCCTCTTCCTGTGGCAGCCCCAGTGCCCCTGCGCCCACCCACACTGGACATCAGCCCCGAGGTATAGAGCAGCTCATCTGCTCatccaagatcagcctggcccatTAGGAGATTGGAGATTAGTGATTAGCATCTGCGTCAACCTCCCTGTGGGGGTTGGGCAGAAGCTCTGAGGGGGGACAGACAGGCAGAGGGGCGCCAATCAGGTGAGGCAGCAGCCTAGCAGGTGCCTTGGGAACTGAATACGCAGCACCCTTCCATTATTTATTCCCAAGCCCAGGATCCACTAGCCGGGAGCTCAGCCGGGAAAGGGATCCCCAAGCGGGCCACCCGGCTGCCCAGGTAATGCCCTCTGTGCTAAACCAGGGACTGAATGGGACTTTGGCTGAGGTGAGATGGCTAGAGCCAGCTTTGGGCCTTCTcaggggagacagggagagagtgAGGGAAATAAAGCACCCTTCCTTTCCAAAAAAGCAGGATCCAGCTGCCCTCTGACAAGGGattgtgtggggtggggtggggggacccGCTGAGGCCCTTGAGGTGGATGGGAGGTGCCACAGTGAGACCTGGGTCTGACACCACCAActtgcctcagtttacccatctggAACCAAAGGGGACAGGTGATGTACCCATAATGTGCTTGCTCAAAGTCTGTGGTTGGACGTGAGCACCATGGGCAGGCCAGAGGGCATTTATGTAAGACCAAGACACTTTTTGTAGCAGATCACTCAAAGTCCTGCCTccctgtgcctccatttcccccATCTGTTCCAGCTGTCTAAAACAGCTGGAGTTAGGGTAAAGGGTAAAGGAGCACAGGCTGTGGAGTCCAGCAGACTGATTCTCACAGCTAATGTACATGGTGGCTAGGCCAGGTCCATTCCGTgttccctgcctcagtttccccacctgtgagGCATGGGGCCCCGATCTCAGTGATCTTCAGAACCCATGCAGTCTTACTGTGCTGCAGGCCTATGATTTCTGTAGGGCTATAGCCAGGCCTGGCGATCCGCCTGCTTGGGCAGGCCCCCCCTCCCCCACTGCCCCTTCCACGGAGGAGCCCAGAATAGGTTTCTATTTGGGCTGCAGCTCCAGCTGGCTGGTGGcgggctgggaggcaggggcggGGCAGGCCTGCTGCCCTTGCCTTTGCCCTCGGACCAGCTGCAAAGACTCAGACACTCAGCCAGAGACAGCAGCCCCTGCCAGTGCCCCACCATTACCCCCCATAGAGTCCCCACCAGCACCATGCCGGGGGTACCAGGGCCTGGGCCTGAGCTGGCCGCAGCCCTTGAGGAGCAGTTGGGCCGGGCACTGGAGGAGCTGCGGGCAGTGGCTGAAGCAGGCCGGGTGGCAGTGACCCAGGCAGCCGAGGTAGCTGTAGCCACCGTGGAGCCGGTGGCCCGGGCAGCTGAAGAGCTGCGGGCAGAGAGAGCAGCACTGAGCCGGCGGCTGGATGCACTGAGCAGGCAGGTGGAGGTGCTGAGCCTACGGCTGGGGGTCCCACTTGTGTCCGGCCTTGAGCCTGAGCTGGAGCCCAGCGAGCTGCTCCTGGCTGCCGCCGACCCCGAGGCCCTCTTCCAGGCTGCCGAGGATGCTGGGACCCCCGTGGCCCACCCACCTGCCTTCAGCACCCGCCGCCGCTCCTCCACCGGCACCACCCGCAGCACTAGTCTCGTAAGTCCTTCTGGGTTGGTGGGAGGGGGTAGTTTTGAGCCAGGCTCTGCCTCCTCTTGACTTTAGGTATGTCAccaccttctctgagcctcagtttatctATCTTGACAGGGGACTGGGGCACTAGTGCTCTAAGACTAAGGCAAGAGGGTGCCAGGCTCCAGCCCTGAGGCATGCGTGGCAGCTGCCTTGGCAGCCCCTGGCAtgacccaggccccagcccccagctcccCGCCACCCTGCACCCTGGCCAGACCAAGCCTCCCTGAAACAGCTGCCACCTCAGCTCTCCTTACCCTTATAGCAGACGGAGAGGCCCTGCCAGGAGAGGAAGGGCCATAATAGTTGGCTTGGGGCCTTGTCTTCAAGGGGCTAGGGAGATGCCCTGGGAGGACTGCAGGGCTAGAGACTCCTTAGAGGATGGTTTCCAGCAGGGGCGAGGCAGGGGGAGGTGGTACAGAGGAGAGCTTCATAGAGGTCTTGGCTCAGGGCAGCCCCAGTCAGACACCTGGTCAGGAGCCTACAGGCCCCGGGCCAGCCCTCTTGGCAAGGTAGCAGGCAGATGGGGGGCAACATGTGCTGCCTGGGCACTGGCCCAGGAGGACCTAGGCCTCAGGAACTGGCAGCACAGAGCAGAGCCTGCCTGGGAGGGGGCTGGGAACAAAGCAGCAAAATGAACTAAGGTTCAGGAGTTAGGCTGCCTTCAGCTCAGATCTCAGGCTGCATCACACTTAGAGAGAGACTGTGGGCAAGTCAGTTAGctgccctgagcctcagtttccccttctggtttttgttttttttttttttccggtctTGTTTTCTTTgcgacagggtcttactctcttgtccaggctggagtgcagctacgtgatcatagctctctgcagcctctaactcctgggctcaagtaatcctcctacctcagctttctgagtaggtgggactacaggtgcacaccaccatgcctagctaattttttatttttgtttttgtagagatgcggtctcgctatgttacccaggttggtctcaaactgctggcaaCAAGTGatccctcccacctcggcctcccaaactgttgacattacaggcatgagccactgcgcccggccttcccTTCTGTTAAATAGGGACAGTAAAGTCCCTAGTGTTTATACAACACTTACTATGGACTGgaaatcatcattattatcactATCCATTGTATTAATACAATTCTGGGTACGTGGGAAGCCCTACAACAAGACTGTCAGTGCCTCTTCCCTGACTGACGCTGACATGGCCATCTTTGGGCAGGCAGGCTGGCAGGCTAGTGGTTATTTCCAAGGCGTGCCAGCAACCCTAGGATCTGCTCCCCTATCCATTGGAGACATCATGAGTTTCACCCATACCCCTGCTTAAAGTCCATGCCCTCTCCCCACCCTGCAGATGGAACCAGAGCCAGCAGAGCCTCTCGCTGCAGCAGTGGAAGCGGCCAATGGGGCTGAGCAGACCCGAGTGAACAAAGCACCAGAAGGGCGGAGCCCTCTGAGCGCTGAGGAGCTGATGACTATTGAGGATGAAGGAGTCTTGGACAAGATGGTATAGCCAGATCCGGTGGGCTGGGGGTTGGCAGAGGCCAGCAGGCACCAGGTAGGCAATGATGGGCTCTATATGCAGCTGGATCAGAGCACGGACTTTGAAGAGCGGAAGCTTATCCGGGCTGCACTTCGTGAGCTCCGACAAAGGAAGAGAGGTAGAGAGCCAGTTGCCCTACCCTAGATCCAGCTGCCCCATTCCCCAGCTGCTCCCCTCATACTCTGGGGTCCATTTGTGGACACCCCAGCTTAATAACTGCCCTACCCAGCTTCTCCTTCTCTAGACCCAGCAGTTCCCTTGGCTATTCCCCGCTGGATCCAGCTGCTCCTTCCCTAGCTCCTTCTCTCCCGCTGGTGACCCCAGTTATTCTCCCCAACcagcttctcttctccttcctagACCCAGATACTCCCTCCCGCAGCTACTCTCTCCTTGGATCCAGTTGCCTCTCAAAGTACTGTCAACGACTCCTTCCCCGAATCCAGATACTCCTTCTCCCTGCTGCTCCTCTCTCCCTGAAGTCCATTGATGGCCATCTTAGCCTCTGCCCCATCCAGCTTCCCTTTTCCTGGACACAACTACTTCCTCCTCCAGATAGTTCTTCCCTGGACACATCTATTCATTCCCTTAGATTCTGGGTTCAATTGCTTCTCCTCTCAAACACTCTCAATTACTCCTTCTCTGAATCTAGCTGCTTCTGCCAGGGCCCACTGATGGCCACCCCAGTCTCTATCTCTACCCACCTACTTCTATTTTAAGCCCAGTTAACCCCCTTCACTAGcttctctcccagctactcttcCCCTGGATCAGATTGCTTCTCAGATCCCATCAATTGCTCCCTTCCTGGATCTAAATATTCCTGCCTCCAGCTGCTCTTCTCCTCCAACCAAAGACCTGCTGATGGCCCACCCAGCTACTTCCTCACTCAGCTTCTCCTTCCTTGGACTCAGCTACCCCCTCACTAGATCTAGATACCCCTCCTGACTTAGTTACTCATGCCTATAGAAACCCTTTTTGGATCCATACCCCTTTGAGTTTAGCTATTCCATATTCTTTAGTTTCTGCCTGAGTCGATCAACCCCTTCCCACACTCCATTCTCTGTCAAGTTATGGCTGTCCCCTCACCCCAGCTGCTCCTAGAGAGGCCCTTGTTACCTGTGTCATTCATGTTTCTAACAAGCCACCCTCCACCCTGTCTTGTGTGCCCTATGCACCTGTGCATCTGTGCTGTGTGGGTGTTGGTGGCCCTTTTGCGCATGCATGGGGCATCCCCTGCCCAGACCAGCGGGACAAGGAGCGGGAACGGCGGCTGCAGGAGGCACGGGGCCGGCCAGGGGAGGGGCGCGGCAACACAGCCACTGAGACCACCACGAGGCACAGCCAGCGGGCAGCTGATGGCTCTGCTGTCAGCACTGTTACCAAGACTGAGCGGCTCGTCCACTCCAGTAAGGGGCCAAATGGGGCTGGCCCAGGGCTCAGGGTGGGAACacatcctcccccagccccctgtgCCTTTCACATCCTTCTCATCCCCTGCCCCTGCAGATGATGGCACACGGACGGCCCGCACCACCACAGTGGAGTCGAGTTTCGTGAGGCGCTCGGAGAGTAAGGCCACCTGGCGTCGCCctgtgcctgcctgcctgtccgCCCACCTCCTCCGGCTCTTCCTTGAGCTCTCTCTCCATGTCTTCAACTGTGCCGTCACTTTCTCTTCTCTGCCTGCGGCTATCACCACCCCTCCATACAGCCTCCCATCCCATCTCCTGATGTCCAGCCCAGGCCCTCACCTGGTGCCCCTTCCCcttttttgcagatggcagtggcAGCACCATGATGCAAACCAAgaccttctcctcttcctcctcatccaaGAAGATGGGCAGGTGAGCACCAGCACCCAATCCCTGACCATAGAGGAGTCAGTGCCACAGGGGACCTAACTGCAAACCCGTTTTACAGAggggtgggctgggcacagtggctcttgcctgtaatcccagcactttgggaggccgaggcgggcggatcacttgaggtcaggagttcaagaccagcctggccaacatggtaaaacctcatctctactaaaaatacaaaaattagccgggcgtggtggcaggcacctgtaatcccaactactggggaggccgaggcacaagaatcacttgaacctgggaggcggaggttgcagtgagccaagatcactccactgcactccagtctgggcaacagagcgagactcagtctcaaaaataaatagataaataaataaataaataaaacagagggGTAGACTGGGATGCTGGGAGGTAATAGGTCTATAGCCAGGGAGGGGCAAAGTGAGAGTTAAGGATCCTGCTCTCCTTGggatctcattttattctcaacCACGCCACAGGAGAGGTGGATGCTCAGGGAGGCCAGTGAGTTGCTTAGGGGCTCACATCTCTGAGTGGCTGCAATAGCATTGAACACTTACAGAGGCCTACCTACCACACTGAGCTGCCTGGTGGCACTGCCACTTCCCAGTATCTGCAAACCAtgtcccaggtcacacagcaccTTTATACCTTAGCCCCATGAGAAAGGAGGGTACCCCCATGTAACAGAGGCTGTTGGGGCTGGCAGAAAGCAGGAACAGGATCAGAATCCAGGATGAGAACCAAAGGGGTCCAGGGACTCTGAATCAGAGAGACCTTGTTCAAGTTCTAGTTCCGCCCatcacatcctctgaaatcttaggcaagttactgccagaggtctcagtttcctcacctttaGTGGAATTGGTAAGGCCCCTCCCTGCTCTTGTGAAGTTTAAAATGGCACACAGGAAAGGATCAACAGagatgaattattattattactattattatgctAGTCATCATTTTTATTATCGGATAGTGCCCAGAAGCTGAACTCCCCTGTAACTTGAGGGTACAATGAGCCTTCTCAGAGAACTACtcgtgggtgggggagggggaggcggaAACCTGTTGAAAACCTTGCTGTCATTTGAGCCTCAGTGTACTCCTCTAAAATGCGTGTGATGAGGACGCCTACCTCCCTGGCAGGCGTTTGTGGCAGTGGAGATACTAGTGTGCTACAACACCCCCCCTCCGCCTCGCGAGTGGTGGTCCAGGCTGGGGAGCAGCCCTCCTCTCCCTGCCTAACATGCGCCTCCCCAACCCCTAGCATCTTCGACCGCGAGGACCAGGCCAGCCCACGGGCCGGCAGCCTGGCGGCGCTCGAGAAACGGCAGGCCGAGAAGAAGAAAGAGCTGATGAAGGCGCAGAGTCTGCCCaagacctcagcctcccaggcgcGCAAGGCCATGATTGAGAAGCTGGAGAAGGAGGGCGCGGCCGGGTGAGCTGCAGAAGTGGGCTGGGCAGTGGGGGGCGGGGCTTGATAGGCAGTGGGAGGCGGGGCTTGATAGGCAGTGGGGGGCGGGGCTTGATAGGCAGTGGGGGGCGGGGCTTGATAGTTGGCCCGGCAGAGGCGGGAAGACGGCTAGATCTGTGGTGCAAAGGCCCGAAGGTCATGGAAGGCGGGGCCTGGGATCCACTGGGTGGGCCCACCGAGGCATGCCCCTTATAGTCGTGTGACCTGGTCCTGACACCGCCCCTACAGCAGCCCTGGCGGACCCCGCGCAGCCGTGCAGCGATCCACCAGCTTCGGGGTCCCCAACGCCAACAGCATCAAGCAGATGCTGCTGGACTGGTGCCGAGCCAAGACTCGCGGCTACGAGGTGAGCCCCGGGAGGCCAGGGGGCCTGGAGGCCTCCCCAGACCCCAGCTCAACACCTCCTTCTTAGCAGAGCTCCTATTACCCAGTACACTTCCTGCCACTGTGTGGCCTCACAGGGAACATGGAAAGGCTCTtggggtgaggaaactgaggctcaaagaggacACAAGGCAAGCCCTAGATTCCAGAATCAGTGATGAAGTAACAGGGCCTCTTGGGTGGTGGGCAGGGTTCAAGGCCGGATCCCACTCTTGGAGTCCCCTCCTTGTTGCTCTGTAGGAGGCCCTGAGTCAATTTCTCTAAATGAGGGAAGGAGTGATGAGGCATGACCATAGCCTTAGCTGGGTGGCGCTGGGCCTCTCAGTAGCTCTGTCCCTTGAAATTGCAAATATGGGAGTTGACAGGCTGACTTGGAGGAGGCTCATGTTCCAACTATTCACTCATTGTGCAAGCTACGGGGCCTCTTTGTGCCCAGTGCCCTAGGTCTGGAATACCAGAATGCTGAGGGGTAGACAGCAGGG containing:
- the SMTN gene encoding smoothelin isoform X4; amino-acid sequence: MNDVEELTALLRSAGEYEERKLIRAAIRRIRAQEIEAATLAGRLYSGRPNSGSREDSKGLAAHRLEQCEVPEREEQEQQAEVSKPTPTPEGTNQDVTTVTLLLRAPPGSTSSSPASPSSSPTPASPEPPLEPAEAQCLTAEVPGSPEPPPSPPKTTSPEPQESSMLPSTEGQVVNKLLSGPKETPAAQSTTRGPSDTKRADVAGPRPCQRSLSVLSPRQPAQNRESTPLASGPSSFQRAGSVRDRVHKFTSDSPMAARLQDGTPRAALSPLTPARLLGPSLTSTTPASSSSGSSSRGPSDTSSRFSKEQRGVAQPLAQLRSCPQEEGPRGRGLAARPLENRAGGPVARSEEPGAPLPVAVGTAEPGGSMKTTFTIEIKDGRGQASTGRVLLPTGNQRAELTLGLRAPPTLLSTSSGGKSTITRVNSPGTLARLGSVTHVTSFSHAPPSSRGGCSIKAAEDAGTPVAHPPAFSTRRRSSTGTTRSTSLMEPEPAEPLAAAVEAANGAEQTRVNKAPEGRSPLSAEELMTIEDEGVLDKMLDQSTDFEERKLIRAALRELRQRKRDQRDKERERRLQEARGRPGEGRGNTATETTTRHSQRAADGSAVSTVTKTERLVHSNDGTRTARTTTVESSFVRRSENGSGSTMMQTKTFSSSSSSKKMGSIFDREDQASPRAGSLAALEKRQAEKKKELMKAQSLPKTSASQARKAMIEKLEKEGAAGSPGGPRAAVQRSTSFGVPNANSIKQMLLDWCRAKTRGYEHVDIQNFSSSWSDGMAFCALVHNFFPEAFDYGQLSPQNRRQNFEVAFSSAETHADCPQLLDTEDMVRLREPDWKCVYTYIQEFYRCLVQKGLVKTKKS
- the SMTN gene encoding smoothelin isoform X7, producing MRVYPRPHSRLAAKLAGLEPETPYPGFEFSELVTGATGTGDLTRKEPTELGASEMADEALAGLDEGALRKLLEVTADLAERRRIRSAIRELQRQELEREEEALASKRFRAERQDNKENWLHSQQREAEQRAALARLAGQLESMNDVEELTALLRSAGEYEERKLIRAAIRRIRAQEIEAATLAGRLYSGRPNSGSREDSKGLAAHRLEQCEVPEREEQEQQAEVSKPTPTPEGTNQDVTTVTLLLRAPPGSTSSSPASPSSSPTPASPEPPLEPAEAQCLTAEVPGSPEPPPSPPKTTSPEPQESSMLPSTEGQVVNKLLSGPKETPAAQSTTRGPSDTKRADVAGPRPCQRSLSVLSPRQPAQNRESTPLASGPSSFQRAGSVRDRVHKFTSDSPMAARLQDGTPRAALSPLTPARLLGPSLTSTTPASSSSGSSSRGPSDTSSRFSKEQRGVAQPLAQLRSCPQEEGPRGRGLAARPLENRAGGPVARSEEPGAPLPVAVGTAEPGGSMKTTFTIEIKDGRGQASTGRVLLPTGNQRAELTLGLRAPPTLLSTSSGGKSTITRVNSPGTLARLGSVTHVTSFSHAPPSSRGGCSIKAAEDAGTPVAHPPAFSTRRRSSTGTTRSTSLMEPEPAEPLAAAVEAANGAEQTRVNKAPEGRSPLSAEELMTIEDEGVLDKMLDQSTDFEERKLIRAALRELRQRKRDQRDKERERRLQEARGRPGEGRGNTATETTTRHSQRAADGSAVSTVTKTERLVHSNDGTRTARTTTVESSFVRRSENGSGSTMMQTKTFSSSSSSKKMGSIFDREDQASPRAGSLAALEKRQAEKKKELMKAQSLPKTSASQARKAMIEKLEKEGAAGSPGGPRAAVQRSTSFGVPNANSIKQMLLDWCRAKTRGYEHVDIQNFSSSWSDGMAFCALVHNFFPEAFDYGQLSPQNRRQNFEVAFSSAEMLVDCVPLVEVDDMMIMGKKPDPKCVFTYVQSLYNHLRRHELRLRGKNV